In Maridesulfovibrio sp., a single genomic region encodes these proteins:
- a CDS encoding Rne/Rng family ribonuclease produces MTSVKKKKEKMFISVLPGEQVEVALTQEGQVIEYYVEMLHQAKTKGNIYKGYIHNIDAALQAAFINYGAERNGFLQVDEVHPEYYQGTYKLSKGHRFPLLQKVLKPGQEIFVQVVKEPTGKKGAFLSSYLSIPGRYFVLTPGREQIGISRKIEDEKERQRLKEVIDEVSPGPGVGVIVRTASMGQSKSALRRDFKFLTRLWTDIREKGQDAEPPSLVYEEMGLAARSVRDYLSSEVTEIWVDDKETAEQVKKLAALSFPRRNNLVKLHNDTDKSLWERFNLVKQIEQIYGREVNLPSGGRLVFDQTEALTAIDINSGKIGGERNFKEMALKTNKESAEMIARQLKLRDLGGQVVVDFIEMKDPKHCREVEKTMRAALKGDRARTDVGRISRFGLMELVRQRLGSSAIAVSTEPCPCCEGTGIRRNMEWQSMQALKDIYRMLRKPGCASPLIYEAEEELSMYLLNHKRDAIISYEKMFDTKINIQIQWAE; encoded by the coding sequence ATGACATCAGTAAAAAAGAAAAAAGAGAAAATGTTTATCAGCGTGCTTCCCGGCGAACAGGTGGAAGTGGCGCTGACTCAGGAAGGCCAGGTCATCGAGTATTATGTCGAGATGCTCCATCAGGCCAAGACCAAAGGTAACATCTACAAGGGTTACATCCACAACATAGATGCCGCTCTTCAGGCGGCGTTCATCAACTACGGGGCCGAACGCAACGGCTTCCTGCAGGTTGATGAGGTTCATCCCGAATATTATCAGGGCACCTACAAGCTCAGCAAGGGGCACCGCTTTCCCCTCCTGCAGAAGGTTCTGAAGCCCGGACAGGAGATATTCGTCCAGGTGGTCAAGGAACCCACCGGGAAGAAGGGCGCGTTTCTGTCTTCCTATCTCTCCATCCCCGGCCGCTATTTCGTGCTGACTCCGGGGCGTGAGCAGATCGGTATTTCCCGCAAGATTGAGGATGAGAAGGAGCGTCAGAGGCTCAAGGAAGTCATTGACGAAGTCAGCCCCGGCCCCGGTGTTGGCGTTATCGTGCGCACCGCCAGCATGGGGCAGAGCAAGTCCGCGCTGCGCCGTGATTTCAAATTTCTTACCCGGCTATGGACCGATATCCGCGAAAAAGGTCAGGACGCTGAACCTCCGTCCCTCGTTTACGAGGAAATGGGGCTTGCCGCACGTTCCGTGCGTGACTACCTGTCCTCCGAAGTGACCGAGATCTGGGTTGACGACAAGGAAACCGCAGAGCAGGTCAAAAAGCTTGCAGCCCTTTCCTTTCCCCGCCGCAACAACCTTGTGAAGCTGCACAACGATACCGACAAATCCCTCTGGGAACGCTTCAATCTGGTTAAGCAGATCGAGCAGATTTACGGGCGCGAGGTCAACCTGCCTTCCGGCGGACGTCTTGTTTTCGACCAGACCGAAGCTCTTACCGCCATTGACATCAACTCCGGAAAGATAGGCGGTGAACGCAATTTCAAGGAGATGGCGCTCAAGACCAACAAGGAAAGCGCCGAGATGATTGCAAGACAGCTCAAGCTGCGCGATCTTGGCGGACAGGTTGTGGTGGACTTCATTGAAATGAAGGACCCCAAGCACTGCCGCGAAGTGGAAAAGACCATGCGCGCGGCCCTGAAAGGTGACCGTGCCCGCACCGATGTCGGGCGTATTTCCCGTTTCGGCCTGATGGAGCTTGTCCGCCAGCGTCTCGGTTCTTCTGCAATTGCAGTTTCGACCGAGCCTTGCCCGTGCTGTGAGGGAACCGGTATCCGTCGCAACATGGAATGGCAGTCCATGCAGGCTCTTAAAGACATCTACCGCATGCTGAGAAAGCCCGGATGTGCGTCCCCGCTGATTTATGAAGCGGAGGAGGAGCTGTCCATGTACCTGCTCAACCACAAGCGCGACGCCATTATCAGTTACGAAAAAATGTTCGACACCAAGATCAACATCCAGATTCAGTGGGCCGAGTAA
- a CDS encoding CBS and ACT domain-containing protein, with product MLIKNWMTAEVITLTHDRSMMKAAKLMKDNDIHRLPIVDDDGILVGIVSDRDIKEASPSKATTLDMHELYYLLSEIKVKDIMTRKVITVTVEDTVEKAAVLMEDNKIGGLPVVDEKNKCVGIITDTDVFKVLIEITGVMYGGIHMGLSLSNDPGSLAAVLDYLRDNNARVMSILTSYEPEDKNMRHVFIRILDMDKAALNELREGIASQFDLMFWVRDSVHGLTS from the coding sequence ATGCTCATTAAGAATTGGATGACCGCAGAAGTTATTACTCTCACTCATGATCGGTCCATGATGAAAGCTGCCAAACTTATGAAGGACAATGACATCCACAGACTGCCTATCGTCGATGACGACGGAATTCTGGTGGGTATTGTTTCTGATCGTGACATTAAGGAGGCGTCTCCTTCCAAGGCCACCACCCTTGACATGCACGAGCTTTACTATCTGCTTTCGGAGATCAAGGTAAAGGATATCATGACCCGCAAGGTCATCACCGTTACCGTCGAGGATACCGTGGAGAAGGCAGCTGTTCTCATGGAAGACAACAAGATCGGCGGGCTGCCGGTTGTGGACGAAAAAAACAAGTGCGTCGGCATCATCACCGACACGGATGTTTTCAAGGTCCTGATCGAGATCACCGGTGTAATGTACGGCGGAATCCACATGGGACTTTCGCTTTCAAACGATCCCGGCTCTCTTGCAGCAGTGCTTGATTACCTGCGGGATAACAATGCACGGGTAATGTCCATCCTGACCTCTTACGAACCTGAAGACAAGAACATGCGTCACGTTTTCATCCGTATCCTCGATATGGATAAGGCCGCTCTCAACGAGCTTCGAGAAGGAATAGCCTCCCAGTTTGACCTGATGTTCTGGGTCCGCGATTCCGTTCATGGTCTGACTTCCTAG
- a CDS encoding universal stress protein, which produces MEKHLLVGVCADGASSYAVRFIRDFFNSPCDVRVTLFHVAPPKGSWCTGDPRKKGEKLLEETRQWFIDHNFCTKSRVDIKSVHSHGNTARDIVQEGHKGMYDAVILGRQTPSTLEEFFDYSVGSRVIWEEINFPLWFCKCPQDFPKKNVLLCVDEDAPSLRIADHVGFMLNDNPGHNITMVHVHNPGKAGAPSPAHVFEACRENLTVNGVPDDRISELVIEGDNVAKAILKHAAEVHYSVVAVGRGIHDKTAVEKLFPRSVCVKLLQGLEGPALWISK; this is translated from the coding sequence ATGGAAAAACATTTGCTTGTAGGTGTCTGCGCGGATGGGGCATCTTCCTACGCTGTGAGGTTCATAAGGGATTTTTTCAATTCTCCCTGCGATGTGCGCGTCACTCTTTTTCATGTGGCACCTCCAAAGGGTTCCTGGTGTACGGGTGATCCCCGAAAAAAAGGTGAGAAGCTTCTTGAGGAAACCCGGCAGTGGTTCATAGATCATAATTTCTGTACCAAGAGCCGGGTGGATATCAAGAGCGTTCATTCACACGGCAATACTGCGCGGGATATCGTTCAGGAGGGACACAAGGGCATGTACGATGCGGTTATTCTAGGCCGTCAGACACCGTCCACGCTGGAGGAATTTTTTGATTACAGCGTGGGCAGCCGGGTTATCTGGGAAGAAATCAATTTCCCGCTCTGGTTCTGCAAATGCCCGCAGGATTTCCCCAAAAAAAACGTACTGCTTTGCGTGGACGAGGACGCCCCCTCCCTGCGTATAGCTGATCATGTCGGTTTTATGCTCAACGATAATCCCGGACACAACATTACCATGGTTCATGTGCATAATCCCGGCAAAGCCGGTGCCCCAAGTCCGGCTCACGTTTTCGAGGCCTGCCGCGAAAATCTCACCGTCAACGGCGTTCCTGATGATCGGATCAGCGAGCTTGTCATCGAGGGTGACAATGTCGCCAAAGCAATTCTTAAGCATGCCGCCGAAGTCCATTACTCTGTCGTCGCCGTAGGCCGTGGAATTCACGATAAGACAGCCGTGGAAAAACTGTTCCCCCGTTCCGTCTGCGTCAAGCTGCTGCAGGGCCTTGAGGGACCGGCGTTGTGGATAAGCAAGTAG
- a CDS encoding radical SAM protein produces MNLFLLLDEAVMGYKYVFGPVFSGRLGRSLGLDLLGSRICSMDCVYCEVGKTDVLTCERKAYVPAADILRELERWKGEGHELPDVITLGGLGEPTLNSEMPEIVRGVKTLFPSMDVAVLTNSVTLTDPEVRKELLEVDVVLPSMDSLIASEFRAINRPCRGVEPQAVAKALIEFRKEFKGKIFLEVLLSRGYNDSDENLAEMKAFCTELGPDRIDVVTLSRPGTLDKAGPVDSGTLGRWKKALDAAPSKNRDCGPETGVKDRSGTDNSAHVLGEVSDAFDRIQASLMRRPQTAQQLSGALGIPLCEVERAIGELEKCGRLHIRQTGDDLYYDCRLDVDS; encoded by the coding sequence TTGAATCTTTTTTTGCTTCTTGATGAGGCGGTTATGGGTTACAAGTATGTCTTCGGGCCGGTTTTTTCCGGCAGGCTTGGGCGTTCGTTAGGGCTTGATCTTCTCGGTAGCAGGATCTGCTCCATGGACTGTGTCTACTGCGAGGTGGGCAAGACCGATGTTCTGACATGCGAACGTAAAGCATATGTACCCGCCGCGGACATCCTGCGGGAGCTTGAAAGATGGAAGGGGGAAGGGCATGAACTGCCCGACGTTATAACTCTGGGAGGGCTGGGCGAACCCACCCTCAATTCTGAAATGCCCGAGATTGTTCGGGGTGTAAAAACACTTTTCCCGTCAATGGACGTGGCCGTGCTTACCAATTCGGTCACTCTGACGGACCCTGAAGTGAGAAAGGAGCTTCTGGAGGTGGACGTAGTGCTTCCTTCAATGGACTCCCTGATTGCTTCAGAATTCAGGGCCATAAACAGGCCGTGCCGGGGTGTGGAACCTCAGGCTGTGGCAAAGGCTCTGATTGAATTCCGCAAGGAGTTCAAAGGTAAGATTTTTCTGGAAGTGCTCCTTTCACGGGGATACAATGATTCGGATGAGAACCTTGCTGAGATGAAGGCTTTCTGTACCGAACTTGGTCCCGACCGCATTGATGTGGTCACACTTTCACGACCCGGTACTCTGGATAAGGCCGGTCCCGTTGACTCCGGGACCTTAGGCCGCTGGAAGAAGGCTCTTGACGCCGCGCCCTCAAAGAATCGGGATTGCGGGCCGGAGACCGGAGTGAAAGATAGGAGCGGCACGGATAATTCCGCCCATGTGCTGGGCGAGGTGTCCGATGCCTTTGACCGGATTCAGGCTTCTCTCATGCGCAGGCCGCAAACAGCGCAGCAGCTTTCCGGAGCCCTGGGAATTCCGCTTTGTGAAGTGGAGCGGGCAATCGGAGAATTGGAAAAATGCGGTCGGCTGCACATCAGGCAAACAGGTGATGATCTCTACTACGACTGCCGGCTTGATGTGGATTCATGA
- a CDS encoding papain-like cysteine protease family protein — protein sequence MLRTTKLLIMLTFIATPAFSQQGINLPIQNILQETPVWCWVAVSQQIILARVGPQQTPAQCALVAIANGAHPQACCGGYNPNCVKPGSIPQIQGLIQNFGMTYTSYAPPTTPDVLYHTLASGKAVILQIHSGYTPQGAPHSAHVVVLRGMTFKQTPNGIEPILIINDPMAYYSQYVPYSTIRPIWISAIVVKLF from the coding sequence ATGCTGCGAACAACAAAATTACTGATAATGTTAACCTTTATCGCGACCCCGGCTTTCTCCCAACAAGGAATTAATCTACCTATACAGAACATACTTCAGGAAACACCGGTATGGTGCTGGGTTGCTGTTTCCCAGCAAATAATTCTTGCCAGGGTCGGCCCACAGCAGACTCCTGCCCAATGCGCTTTAGTAGCGATCGCTAACGGAGCTCACCCACAGGCATGCTGCGGAGGGTATAATCCAAACTGCGTAAAACCTGGCAGCATCCCTCAAATCCAGGGATTGATACAAAATTTCGGGATGACATACACATCATATGCCCCCCCGACGACCCCAGATGTCTTATACCATACACTAGCTTCAGGGAAGGCTGTTATCCTGCAAATACACTCAGGATACACACCTCAAGGAGCTCCTCACTCAGCCCATGTTGTTGTGCTGCGGGGAATGACTTTCAAACAGACCCCAAACGGAATAGAACCCATCCTAATCATTAACGACCCTATGGCCTACTATTCCCAGTATGTTCCATATTCAACCATTCGCCCGATATGGATAAGCGCCATCGTTGTAAAACTGTTTTAA
- a CDS encoding DUF2959 domain-containing protein, producing MFLKNRVLPVLAAALVLGICGCQSAYYKTMESFGYHKRDILVSDVEKARESQEEASEQFKSALEKFSALTGFNGGDLQEVYERLNDEYEESAAAAGEVSRRIDAVEKVGNDLFEEWNTELSQYTSKKLRNESRVKLSKTKSRFKRLLAAMRKAEKKIDPVLNVFHDQVLFLKHNLNAQAVASLKSELGGLETDISRLIQDMQKSIDEANAFIKELKNS from the coding sequence ATGTTCTTGAAAAACAGAGTGCTGCCTGTGCTTGCTGCTGCCCTTGTTCTGGGCATCTGCGGCTGTCAGTCCGCATATTATAAGACAATGGAAAGTTTCGGCTACCACAAGCGGGACATCCTGGTTTCAGACGTTGAAAAGGCCCGTGAATCTCAGGAGGAAGCCAGCGAGCAGTTCAAGAGTGCGTTGGAGAAGTTCAGTGCACTTACAGGTTTTAACGGCGGCGATCTGCAGGAAGTGTATGAACGTCTGAATGATGAGTATGAAGAGAGCGCCGCAGCGGCTGGAGAAGTCAGCCGCCGTATTGATGCCGTGGAGAAGGTCGGCAATGATCTGTTCGAAGAATGGAATACCGAACTTTCTCAGTATACCAGCAAGAAGCTCCGTAACGAGAGCAGGGTAAAACTTTCCAAGACTAAGAGCAGATTCAAAAGACTGCTTGCGGCCATGCGCAAAGCGGAAAAGAAAATAGACCCGGTTCTGAACGTTTTCCACGACCAGGTGCTCTTCCTCAAGCATAACCTTAACGCGCAGGCTGTTGCTTCGCTTAAGAGCGAACTGGGCGGTCTTGAGACCGATATCAGCAGGCTCATTCAGGACATGCAGAAGTCTATTGATGAGGCTAATGCATTTATCAAGGAATTGAAAAACAGTTAG
- the hemW gene encoding radical SAM family heme chaperone HemW, whose protein sequence is MGLSPAFFSTPLLRGDGREARNLLVYIHVPFCRRKCNYCAFHSQPFDDVHFAWYMKTLMAEIDLWGRRLKSPRIGTVYFGGGTPSLIPPFQLQLIMDALRRNFTFTSGMEITLEANPDSANDKAYFQHLLSMGINRLSIGFQSLDDRNLETLGRPHSARQAAETFYMAREAGFGNISVDLIWGLPRQKPKDWNNELKAVVKLKPEHVSCYGLSIEPGTVFGKRADEGVDLEIPSDDDQARMFIYGAEFLEAYGYIQYEISNFARMGFISRHNQGYWDRMDYLGLGPSAVSTLGSRRFTNPSYLDEYDAAVRGGYIGEDFEELTDEIRAQELVMLTLRTSKGLKLSDYRELTGKELVKEKNALINALYRNGLIRMSGGFLRLTKNGMLVSNSILQSLVFD, encoded by the coding sequence ATGGGACTCAGCCCGGCTTTTTTCAGCACCCCGCTGCTGCGCGGAGACGGCAGGGAGGCCAGAAACCTTCTGGTCTACATCCACGTCCCTTTCTGCAGGCGCAAGTGCAATTACTGCGCATTTCATTCTCAGCCGTTCGATGATGTTCATTTTGCATGGTATATGAAGACCCTGATGGCCGAGATCGACCTTTGGGGGCGCAGGCTCAAGTCTCCCCGCATAGGAACAGTCTATTTCGGGGGCGGGACCCCCAGCCTGATACCGCCGTTTCAGCTTCAGCTGATAATGGATGCGTTGCGCAGGAATTTTACGTTCACTTCCGGGATGGAGATCACTCTGGAAGCCAATCCGGATTCCGCCAACGACAAGGCCTATTTCCAGCACCTGCTTTCAATGGGAATCAACCGGCTGAGCATCGGCTTCCAATCCCTTGATGATCGCAATCTGGAAACCCTCGGGCGTCCCCATTCCGCCAGACAGGCTGCCGAGACCTTTTACATGGCCCGTGAGGCCGGTTTCGGCAATATCAGTGTCGACCTCATCTGGGGGCTGCCTCGTCAGAAGCCCAAAGACTGGAATAACGAACTCAAGGCCGTGGTCAAACTCAAGCCGGAGCATGTCTCCTGTTACGGGCTTAGCATTGAGCCGGGCACTGTTTTCGGTAAACGTGCGGACGAGGGCGTTGATCTGGAAATTCCGTCCGACGACGATCAGGCCCGCATGTTCATCTACGGGGCGGAGTTTCTGGAGGCTTACGGCTACATCCAGTATGAAATCTCCAATTTTGCGCGCATGGGTTTTATCTCCCGCCATAATCAGGGCTACTGGGACCGCATGGATTATCTGGGACTGGGGCCTTCGGCTGTTTCCACACTGGGCAGCCGCAGATTTACCAATCCTTCGTATCTGGATGAATATGACGCCGCAGTCCGGGGCGGATACATCGGTGAAGACTTCGAGGAGTTGACCGATGAGATACGCGCGCAGGAACTGGTGATGCTTACCCTGCGCACATCCAAGGGTCTGAAGCTGTCCGATTACCGTGAACTGACCGGGAAGGAGCTGGTCAAGGAAAAGAACGCGCTGATCAACGCCTTGTATCGAAACGGCCTTATTCGTATGAGCGGCGGTTTTCTGCGCCTGACCAAGAACGGCATGCTTGTTTCAAACTCCATCCTCCAGTCTCTTGTCTTTGATTGA
- a CDS encoding tRNA (adenine-N1)-methyltransferase produces the protein MLEAGQLILLVNPKGKRYLRMLKEGEEIHTHDGMLLTDNIAAAGYGQIVETHLGHKYQILKPTIYDVIKGLKRQTQIMYPKEIGYLLLKLGIGPGTRVVESGSGSGGLTTALAYYVGETGKVYTHEKRPEFYALVRKNLEWAGLENRVEQFNLNIEDGFLASDCDALFLDVPNPWDYLHHIPGAVIPGAMCGFLLPTTNQVSDLLKGMEDKPFEEIEVCEILVRNYKPVAERLRPEDRMVAHTGYLVFARATHGCEMSVEPPKKKRENRGKPAADKYHVDRKDMIHARKDVDEAEPQDAENIESAADGDEKAE, from the coding sequence ATGCTTGAAGCTGGACAATTAATATTGCTGGTAAACCCCAAGGGCAAACGTTACCTGCGTATGCTCAAGGAAGGGGAAGAAATACATACCCATGACGGAATGCTTCTGACCGACAACATCGCCGCCGCCGGATACGGGCAGATTGTCGAAACTCATCTGGGCCATAAATATCAGATTCTGAAGCCCACAATATATGATGTGATCAAGGGACTCAAACGGCAGACCCAGATCATGTATCCCAAAGAAATAGGCTATCTGCTGCTCAAGCTGGGCATCGGCCCCGGAACCCGCGTGGTGGAATCCGGCTCCGGCTCCGGCGGGCTGACCACCGCTCTGGCCTACTATGTAGGTGAAACAGGCAAGGTCTACACCCATGAAAAACGCCCTGAATTCTACGCGCTGGTTCGCAAAAACCTCGAATGGGCCGGGCTTGAAAACCGCGTGGAACAGTTCAACCTGAACATTGAAGACGGCTTTCTTGCCAGCGACTGCGACGCCCTGTTCCTGGATGTGCCCAATCCCTGGGACTACCTGCACCATATTCCGGGAGCGGTTATCCCCGGAGCCATGTGCGGATTCCTGCTGCCCACCACCAATCAGGTCAGCGACCTTCTGAAAGGCATGGAAGACAAGCCGTTCGAAGAAATTGAAGTCTGTGAAATACTTGTGCGCAACTACAAACCGGTTGCCGAACGCCTCCGTCCGGAAGACCGCATGGTCGCCCACACAGGCTACCTTGTCTTCGCCCGTGCCACCCACGGTTGCGAAATGAGCGTTGAGCCTCCCAAAAAGAAAAGGGAAAATCGCGGCAAACCCGCAGCGGACAAGTATCATGTTGATAGAAAAGACATGATCCATGCCAGGAAGGATGTGGATGAAGCAGAGCCGCAGGATGCTGAAAATATTGAATCTGCTGCGGATGGAGACGAAAAGGCTGAATAG
- a CDS encoding epoxyqueuosine reductase QueH yields MSGRILLHCCCGPCSITTIDILKDQGFEVLAFFYNPNIHPLQEYVRRRDGFLEVCGRMDVKVIGRLDEYDSKRWFRNVAFREENRCFHCYADRLERTLSLARRGGFDYFTTTLLYSKFQKHLKIAELGRDMAGSGKCEFYYHDFREGWKEGIERSKAMGLYRQQYCGCLFSENERYAGELERS; encoded by the coding sequence ATGTCCGGAAGAATTCTGCTGCACTGCTGCTGCGGGCCGTGCTCCATCACAACGATTGATATCCTGAAGGATCAGGGATTCGAGGTCTTGGCCTTTTTTTATAATCCCAACATTCATCCCCTTCAGGAATATGTTCGGCGGCGGGACGGTTTTCTTGAGGTCTGCGGCAGAATGGACGTGAAGGTCATCGGCCGTCTGGACGAGTATGACTCCAAGCGCTGGTTCCGTAATGTTGCCTTTCGCGAGGAAAACCGCTGTTTCCATTGCTATGCGGACAGGCTGGAGCGTACCCTTTCTCTGGCCAGACGCGGTGGGTTTGATTATTTCACTACGACCCTGCTTTACAGCAAGTTCCAGAAGCACCTGAAAATTGCCGAGTTGGGCCGGGATATGGCCGGGTCCGGGAAATGCGAGTTTTATTACCATGATTTCCGGGAAGGCTGGAAGGAAGGGATTGAACGGTCCAAGGCCATGGGTCTTTACCGCCAACAGTATTGCGGCTGTCTTTTCAGTGAAAATGAAAGGTATGCCGGAGAACTTGAGCGGTCTTAG
- a CDS encoding caspase family protein produces the protein MNIKVLRSPFFLVLLAVFSVMLLSASECLAQKRLALLIGNSAYKKLGELKNPVNDVDSMNRALKNSGFDVLVVKNADRAAMGRAIDEFGSRLRNYEVGLFYFSGHGLQVDGINYLCPLNMSVQGQSDVQYEAVDAGKVLAKMEDAGNPMNIVILDACRNNPFKRSFRSIRSGLAQMDAPTGSFIAFATAPGNVALDGRGNNSPYVTNMVSNMGRKGLTIEKFFKQVRRGVMKDTGKKQVPWESSSLVGDFYFAGGGDSGSSSSGSSQASSQPAASQQQAAPATAPVYKPKPKPQKSKSDQAMDSLLN, from the coding sequence ATGAATATAAAAGTGTTACGAAGTCCATTCTTTCTGGTTTTATTGGCGGTTTTTTCAGTCATGCTGCTTTCTGCAAGCGAATGTCTGGCCCAGAAAAGACTTGCCCTGCTCATAGGTAACTCAGCTTACAAGAAGCTTGGAGAACTCAAGAATCCGGTCAACGACGTGGACTCCATGAACCGGGCGCTAAAAAATTCCGGATTTGATGTCCTGGTGGTCAAGAACGCCGACCGCGCCGCCATGGGCCGGGCCATTGACGAGTTCGGATCGAGGCTCCGGAATTATGAAGTCGGTCTTTTCTATTTTTCCGGACACGGTCTGCAGGTTGACGGAATCAATTATCTTTGTCCGCTGAACATGTCCGTACAGGGGCAGTCCGACGTGCAGTACGAGGCTGTGGATGCCGGAAAGGTCCTTGCCAAGATGGAGGATGCCGGTAACCCCATGAACATTGTCATTCTTGATGCCTGCCGCAACAATCCCTTCAAGCGCAGTTTCCGCTCCATCCGCAGCGGGCTGGCCCAGATGGATGCCCCCACCGGTTCGTTCATTGCCTTTGCCACTGCACCCGGCAACGTGGCCCTTGACGGACGAGGCAACAACAGTCCTTACGTAACCAACATGGTCAGCAACATGGGCAGGAAAGGGTTGACCATTGAAAAATTTTTCAAGCAGGTCCGTCGGGGCGTTATGAAGGATACCGGCAAGAAGCAGGTTCCCTGGGAGTCCTCTTCGCTGGTCGGAGATTTTTATTTTGCCGGAGGCGGGGATTCAGGTTCTTCGTCATCAGGTTCCTCGCAGGCTTCGAGTCAGCCCGCAGCATCTCAGCAGCAGGCGGCTCCTGCGACTGCTCCCGTGTACAAGCCGAAGCCGAAACCGCAGAAGTCCAAGAGCGATCAGGCCATGGACAGTCTGCTGAATTAG